In the genome of Candidatus Hydrogenedentota bacterium, the window TCGAGCGCTATGTGAGCCTCGCCGCCATGTCCCAGAACATCGGCGCGTTCTTCGGCGCCCTCACGTTCGCCTGGTTCGCAAACCGCATCGGGCGCCGTGGCGCCTTCGCCGTCGCCCTGGTCCTGTGCCTGGTCGAGATACCGGCCACCTTCTACTTCGCCACCAGTATCACCCTGGCCCTGGTCTTCTTCTTTGGCATGGGTTTTTCCCTGCTCTTTTTGCTGAGCGGGTTCACGGTGTACTTCCCCGAGCTGTTCCCCACCCGGCTGCGCGCCACCGGCACCGGTTTCTGCTACAACGTGTCCCGCTACGCCGCCGCGCCGTTTGCCGCGCTTTTTGGCGTTCTGAGCGCCAGTTTCGGCATCCAGCTCGCCGCGCTCATGCTGTCGTCCGTGTTCCTGCTCGGGCTGGTGGTGCTGCTGTTCGCGCCTGAGACCAAGGGAAAACCGCTTCCGGAATAACAGGAGAACCATCCCGGCATGATCCAGACCAAGCCCCCCGTTCCGGCAAAGCGGCCCATCCGCCATTTGCGCTGGTGGATTGCGCTGGTGCTCTTCGCCATGTCGTTCAACAACTACATTGACCGGCAGACCCTTGCGGCGCTCGCGCCCACCCTGAAAGAGCATTTTTCCTGGACCAACGAGGACTATGCGTTCGTTGTGAACGCCTTTCAGGTCTCCTACACAATCATGCAAATGATCGCCGGGCGGCTGCTGGACGTGGTCGGGACGCGCGGCGGCGTGGGGTTCAGCGTGGCCTTCTACACCGTCATCAGCGCCTGCACGGCCCTGGCGGCGGGCGCGCGCAGTTTCGCCGTGCTCCGCTGCCTGCTGGGCGCGGGCGAGGCGGCGAACAATCCGGGCGGGTCCAAGGCCGTTTCCGAGTGGTTCCCGCCGCGCGAGCGCGCCTTCGCCGTGGCCATATTCAACTCCGGCTGCCCCCTGGGCGCCGCCGTGGCGCCCTTCATCGCCCTGGGCATCTACCGGTACACCGGACAATGGCAGAGCGCCTTCCTCATGGCCGCTTTCATAGGCGTCCTCTGGCTCATCGCATGGTGGTGGCTTTACGAGAGCCCCGAGAAACACCCCCGGCTCTCCCCGGAGGAGGCCAAACTCATCGCGGCGGGGCGGACCCAGCCTGAAACGGTGTCCGGCGCCCCGGCTGCGGCAAAGGCCGGCTGGTCCGTGCTGCTCCGCTACCGGCAGACTTGGGGCCTCATGCTGGGCCGCTTCCTTCTCGACCCCTTCTGGTACTTCGTCGCCTACTGGTTCGCCCTCTACCTCAAGGAGCGCGGCTTCTCCATGTCGCAGAGCACCCTTGGCATGGCGGCGCCCATGCTCAGCGCGGGGCTCGGCAACTTCTTTGCGGGGGGCATCTCCTCCTGGCTGGTGCACCGGGGCTGGCAGCCCGGCGCGGCCCGGCGCATCGTGCTGATGGTGTTCGGGCCGAGCATGGCCGTGGTGGCGCTGGCCCTGCTCACGGACTCCTACATCCTGCTCCTGCTCATCTTCGCCTACAGCACCTTCGCCTACAACTGCTGCGGCACCATGTTCCTCACCCTGCCCACAGACGTGTTCCACAGCCGGGCCGTCGGCACCGTCATGGGGCTTGCGGGCGCCAGCGCCGGGGTGGGCACCCTGATCACCACCTACCTCATTGGGAGAATCTCGACCGGTTACTCCTTCACCCCGATTGTCATCGCCGCGGCCATCATCCCCGCAGTCGCCGCCATGGTGTTTGTCACCATGGTCCGCGCCCCGAAAAAGCCCGACGGCAGGGGCGTGCTGCTGAAATTCTGAACGGTCATTGCGGGGTAGGGGCCTGGCGGCCCCCTTCGCCGGAATGCCAAATTGGTTTTGCTTGACCGGCCATGCCAAAAATGCTAGCATCTCATAAGTCAAGGGTTCGGCGGCGCGGTTGCGGCCCGCAAACGCTGTGTCCCGGACCAGTTCGGTCATTTTAAGCGGAAACCAACCACAACCCGTCCCGGCGCCAAGCGTCCGGGGCCAGACCGGGAGGAGAAACCCATGTCTGTAGCTGCATTAACCGCCTTTTCCGGAGTCTTCGCCCTCGGAGCCATCTTCGCCATTTTCGGCAGCATCAAGCTGAAGCTGCAGGAGCAGTTGAAGATTGACGACGCGAAGGCCAGCCAACTGATCTCGGCCCTGATGTTCAGTTGCCTCATCTTCTCCATGGTCATCGGGGCGGTGACCCCGGCGCTCGGCTTCAAGGTGGTCGGCCTCCTCGGCTTCGCCGCCGGCGCCGTCTGCGTGGCCCTGCTGGCCATGGCACCCTCCTACGGCGCGGCGCTTGGCGCCTTCCTCGCCCTCGGCTTTGCCGCCATGTGCGTCAACACCGTCGGCAACACCTTGGGACCCATGGTCCTCTTTCCGGGCAACCCCGCCAGGGCGTCCAACCTGTTGAACGTGTTCTTCGGCGTGGGTTCCTTCCTGACCCCGTTCCTCATCGGCAACCTCATCGGCAAACTGGGTTACAAGGCCGCCGTGGGCATTATTGCGGCCCTGCTGGCGGTCCCGATTGTCTGGACCGTCATGGGCACGGACTTCCCCGTGATTGCGGACGGATTCAGCTTCGGGCGCGCCGTTGGATGGCTGGCCAATCCGGCGGTGCTCGCGGGCGGCGCGGCGCTCTTCTGCTACATCAGCCTTGAGGCCACCCTGGGCGGTTTCCTGACCACTTATCTGGCCGACCACAAGGTGGACGCCGTCAAGGCCAACAACTACCTCTCCCTCTTCTGGGTCTCCCTGCTGCTGGCGCGTCTCTTCACCGCTTTTGCCATTCCCCCGGCGGTCTTCCCGTACTATGTGCCCGTGCTGGCCATTGTGGCGGCGGTCGCCCTCATGATGATGGTCACCGCCAAGACCTCCGGTATGGCCGTGGTTGCCATGCTGGTCACGGGTTTCGTCATTGGCCCCATCTTCCCGACCCTGGTCGGCGTGACCTTCAGCAAGACCGGCGCAAGTTCCGAGGTCTTCGGCCTGATCTTCGCCATCGGCCTGCTGGGCGGCATTGTCACCCCGCGCGTCATGGGCGGCTTCTCCGCCAGCGGCAACATCCGCAAGGGCATCCAGGTGCTCGCGGGGCTGGCCGTCGCGCTGGTCATCATTTCCGCCGTCCTCAGCCTGGCCATTCCGAATCTGGCCCAGTAACCGGCATCACACAGCGTATTTTCACGCGGTCCGGGGCAAAACGCCCCGGGCCGCGCTGTTTCGGGGCATGTGCGGATGGAACCGGAATTGCGCAGTTGGGCATAATTCATGCAAGAACGGTTGTAACGAAATGAGGACACATCAGGAAATTGACGAGCGGAGCCTGGTCATGGCGCGGGCCATTGCCGCAAGGATAGACAATGATCCCCGGCATGAAGGACTGCGTGTGGCAAGGGAAAACTGTGTCCGGTGGCTTCAACGCTCGCCCTCAGCCGCAGTGGAAGAGTGGCGGAAGATTCTTGAACAGGATTGGGGCACGGTCCGGACAGTGCTGCTGGACGAAAGCGAGCATGGCCGGCGGCTTCGTCAAAGCAGCCCATTCTGCGGCATCATCAGCCCAGCCGAGCGGTGGGAAATTTACAGGCGTTTCAGTGAAATATGTCAAAAGACAACGTGTCATTTCGATGAGGGGCCGTCAGGCCCCGAAGAGGCAAGTCCCCGGAACATCATGACGGATTAGAGGATTGCTTCCTCGGGGCCTGACGGCTCCTCATCGAAATGATGGTGGGGTGTGCCAGTCAGGGAGGCGTATTGATGCGAGCCACTGCGTGAAACGCTTCATCCGCTTTTCTTTGCATTGTGTCACGAAACCATTTTCGCCTCACCGTCTTTCGCGCCGTCCTGTTCCCATCGGGTATAATGGGCGGGCCAGTTCAAGGTCCCAACGCAACAGGAGGACAGGACATGTATGTGGGACGTATTGTGAGTGTTGCGCGAACCGAAGACGGCCGCCTGTGCGCCACGTACAGGGTGTCCAGCCGGTCCTTTCCGAACCGCACGGCGGTGATTGGGGGGGACAAGGTGAGCATAGTGCCCAAACAGGGCCACGAAATGGATGTCTACAAGAACCCCTACATCGCGTACAACTGCGTGCGCATTGTCTGCAACGGGGACGTGGCGGTGGTCACGAACGGCAGCCAGACGGACACCATCGCGGAAAAGATAGACCAGGGCATGCCCGCCCGCGACGCCATCGCCCTGGCCTCGCTGGCGCTGGACTATGAGAAGGACAGCTACAACACGCCGCGCATCAGCGCGGTGGTGGACAAGCGGGTCGGCGCGGGCTGGCTGGGCATCGTCCGCCATGACGGCCTGGAGGTGGAGCGCATCCCGCTCAATTTCGGCCGTTTGTGGTATGTGGCCACCTATGAGGAAAACACCATCACGGCCGCACGGGGCGACGAGTTTGCCGCGGAGACGGCGGAGCAGGCCTGTGACTTCCTGCTGGGCGGGGGCGTGTTCGCCGAGCGCGAGAATCCCGTGACCGCCGTGTCGGCGATGGCGTCGGACACGGGCTTTGAACTTTTTGTGAAAGACGCGCCCGCAGGTTGACCGGCGCGTCCGGGGCATGGCGCAGGTCCGCCCGCGCGGCGGCGGACCCATTCCGGGAGAATTCCATCCAATGACCAGTGAATATGTGAGCCCCCTTGTGGAGCGTTTCGCCACGAAGGAAATGGCCCGGCTTTGGGGCGCGGACAAAAAGTTCTCGACCTGGCGCCGCTGCTGGCTGGCCCTGGCCGAGGCGGAGAAGGAGCTCGGGCTGCCCATCACGGACGAGCAGCTTGAAGAGATGCGGGCGCACTTGGACGACATAGACTACGCCGCCGCGAACGCCTACGAGCGGCAGACCCGGCATGATGTGATGGCCCACATCCACGCCTTCGGTGATGTGGCGCCCAAGGCGAAACCCATCATCCATCTGGGCGCCACGAGCTGCTACGTCGGCGACAACACGGACCTGATTCTCATCCGCGAGGGCCTTGAAATTCTTCTGGCCAAGGCCGTGGCCGTGCTGGACCGTCTGCGGAGCTTCGCCCTGAAACACAGGGATCTGCCCACGTTGGGCTTCACCCACTACCAGCCCGCCCAGGTGGTCACTGTGGGCAAGCGCGCCTGTCTCTGGGCGCAGGACCTGCTGCTGGACATTCTGGACATCGAGGCGGTGCTGGCGGGGCTGCGCTGCCGGGGAGTGAAAGGAACCACGGGCACCCAGGCGTCGTTCATGGCGCTTTTCGACAACGACCACGACAAAGTCCGCCGCCTCGACCAACTGGTCGCGGAGAAGCTGGGTTTCGACCGCTCCTTCATCATCACCGGGCAGACCTACACCCGCAAGGTGGACACGCGGGTCCTCGGCGCCTTGGCGGGCATCGGCGAGTCGGCCCACAAATTTGGGAACGACCTGCGCCTCCTGCAGAACATGAAGGAGGTCGAGGAGCCCTTCGAGAAGACTCAGGTGGGCAGCTCGGCCATGGCCTACAAGCGCAACCCGATGCGCTGCGAGCGCATCTGCGCCCTCTCCAGATTCCTCATGGCGGCGCCCCTCCACGGCCAGTTCACCACGGCGGTGCAGTGGTTCGAGCGCACCCTGGACGACTCGGCCATCCGCCGCCTCAGCCTGCCCGAGGCCTTTCTCGCGGCGGACGGCATCCTCAACCTGTGGCTGAATGTGATGGAGAACCCGCAGGTTTACCCGAAGGTCATCGAAAAACACCTCTGGGCCGAGCTGCCCTTCATGGCCACAGAAAACATCATCATGGCCGGGGTGAAACGCGGCGGCGACCGCCAGGAACTTCATGAGGTCATCCGGAAACACTCCCACGCGGCGGCTTCGCGGGTGAAGGAGGAGGGCGGCGACAACGACCTGCTGGACCGCCTGGCGGGGGACCCGGCCATCGGCATGACCCGCGACGAGATTAACGGCGTGCTGGACCTGCGCGAGTTTGTGGGGCGCGCCCCGGAGCAGGTGGTTGAATTCATGGAGGCGGAGGTGGACCCCGTGCTGGGCCGCCACCGGGACCGGCTCGGCGCCCAGTCGGACGTGCGCGTCTGAGGCGGGGCCGGGAAAGGCCCTTCCCGGGTCTCCGTGTTATGCTGTGCGCGGCGGCGGCCGTGACGATGTCCGCGCCGCCGGTGCCGCTCTGATGAGAACCACGGGAGTTTGACGATGAAAAAGTTGCTTCGGGGCGCCGAGAAGGTGGTCGGCATGGACATCGGCGGCACGAAAATGATGGCCACCGTGTTCGACCGCAACTTCACCCCCCTGGGGGTTTGCCGGAAAAAGAGCAAGGGGAAAAACGGCCAGTCCACCGAGGGGCGCATCGTGGAAATCATCCGCGGCGCCCTTGAGGAGGCGGGCAACCCCAAGATTCATGGCATCGGCGCGGGTTCCCCCGGTCCGCTCGACCCGGACACCGGGGTCATCATTGACACCCCCAACCTGGGCTGGAAGAACTTTCCCCTGGCGGACATGCTCCGGAAGGAGTTCGGCGTGCCCGTGGTGGTGGACAACGACGTGAACGTGGGCACCTACGGCGAGTGGTGCTTCGGCGAGGTCAGCGACTGCCGCCATGTCGTCGGCATATTCCCCGGCACCGGCATCGGCGGGGGCATCATTGTGGACGGAAAAATGCTGCACGGCTACTCCGGCGCGGCGGGCGAGATCGGCCACATGACCGTCGAGGTGGGCGGCCCCTTTTGTGGCTGCGGCAAGCGGGGGTGTCTTGAGGCCGTGGCGTCCCGCGTCGCCATCTCCAAGGAAATCGCCGCGCTTGCGGCCCGCGACGACGCCCCCTACATTCTGGCGAACTGCGGCACCGACCTCGGCAAAATACGCAGCGGCATGATTGCCAAGGCCATTGCCGGGGGCGAGAAAATGGTCGAGGACGTGGTGCGCCGCGCGGCGTACTACACCGGCATGGCCGCGGGCAACCTCATCAACATCCTCAGCCCGGAGGCGGTTGTGGCCGGGGGGGGGCTCGTCGAGGCCATGCCCGAACTCTTCATGGAGGAAATCCGGCGCGGCATCGAGGACCATGCCATGCCCTTCCTGCGGAAGAATGTGCGCGTCGTCGCCGCCACCCTGGGCGACAACGCGGTGGTCATGGGCGGTGCGCAGATGATCGCCGAGCGGCTTCATCCGGCAAAGTAGGGCAGGCGGCGGAACCTGACGTGTTTTCACCGGGTTTCGCTGGTGGAAATTCCAAGGGCCGATTCAGCCTTTTTTCGCCATTGGGAACGGTCCGCCTTGATCCCGGCGGACTCCGTCCCAGGCCAGGGAAGCAGATGGCGGGGCAGCGCGTGGCGGGGAAGCATGCGGGCCAGTTCCTCCCTGAGCGCGGCCAGTTCGGGGAGGACACCTTCGGCGGTTTGGAGGAAAGCGGCGGGAACCGCACCGAATTCTGGATGGGCCACGGGCACCACCAACGCCGCCAGAATCTCCGGCAGGCGGAGCAGCGCCGCCTCGATTTCCTCGGGATGGATGTTTTCCCCCCCGCTGATGAACATGGTGTCCGTGCGGCCGGTGACGGTGAGACGGGCCTGCGGGTCCATGCGGCCCGTGTCATTGGTCAGAAATGCACCATTCGGGGTACGGCTGGGGTCCAGCGCGCCGTTTCGCCAATACCCCAGAAAAAGGCGCGGGCCGCGCAGGGCAATGTGGTCGTCTTCCGTTATAAAGACCGTGTCCGGCTCCAATGGCAGGCCCGCCGAGGCGGTTTCAGCAGGCGGCGCGTTCCGTCGGGAGAGACAGACCAGGGCGAAGGTCTCGGTCATGCCGTAACTGTTGCGGACGGGAATTCCTGCGTCCAGGGCGCGGTGTAAAAGTTCCACCGGAGTGGGGCCGCCCCCAAGCAGCAGCGTTTTCAGCCGGGACAGGGGCTCGCGTGATTCTGGGACCTCCAGTAAACGGCGCAGTTGTGTGGCCACCAGGGAAAGGTGTGTGGGCGCATGGCGGAGGAGTTGTTCCGCCAGCGGGGTTTCGCGGTTGGAGAGAAAGCACGCCGCACCCGCCGCGAGACAGCGTATCATAATGGACAGGCCCGAGACATGATGCAGGGGCAGCGTGAGCAGCCAACGGTCGCCCGGCGCAAGGTCCAACGCCGCCGCCGTGACCTGCGCCGAGTGTTGGATGCCGCAAAGGCCGTGGCAGACGGCCTTTGGCGCGCCGCCGGTGCCGGAGGTGAAGAGCAGGAGGGCAGGCTGATCCGGGAGCCATGTGTGGGAGCGAGGAATTTCTTCTCTTTCGTCATTCCCGCGAACGCGGGAATCCAGTGAGCCGGAAGCAGGGCCTCTCCCCTGTGTCTTGGATTCCCGCTTTCGCGGGAACGACGGACTAGTCCCGTTGAAGAGTTCCGCGCATCCGGCCTCGGCGGCGCGGGCCTCTTGGTATTCCGCCGGTGCATTTGGGTCCAGCAGACAGGCTGAGGCCCCGAGGTGCCAAAGCGCGTCAAGGGTGAGCAGCGTTTCCGGCGAGGGTGTGGCGGAAAGGGCAATGCGGCTTCCTGGGCCAACCCCTTGGGCTGCCAGTTTCACCGCATGAACCATTGCGCGGTGGTGGAATTCGGCAAAGGAAAAAGTCTCTGTGCCGGCAATCAGAAAGGACGCATCACCAAAGCGCCGTGCGGCGGCGGCAAACGGGTTATCGCAGGACGCATACATGCGGCTGTCAGCGCCCATAGGCCAAATCCATCATTCTGTCCGCAATCAACGTGCCCCCCTGGCGAATGTCCTCCCAGGCGACCCGGGGCCTGCTTGTGTCAAAACGCCCCGCAGGGTCAAAGATGGTGTCGTGTTCCAGCAGACGGTGGGTGTCCACCCCGACGGGGGACACGGGGATGTCGCCGGGGAAGGCCGCCATGCTGATGATGCCGGATATGCCCACGCCGGACTCGTAGGCCGCGCTGGGCACCAGGCGTGTTCCGGGGGCCATTTGGGCTTTGTAGGCGGGGTTGAAGGGACCGCAGAGGGTGGGTTTCCACACCCAGACCGCCCCCACATTCAGTAGCGGACGCACTTCCTTGAGGGCTTCGTCTCCGGACAACTGGACCGGCCCGTAAATTTCCTGAAGCGTCTCGTCCAGTGCAAGGGGGATTTCAGTCCGCCGCGCCAGCATCGGAAGTTTTTTTCTGTCCTTGAGCGGTTCTTCCAGGAAGTCCAGCGGCGCCATCCCATCCCCTGAGTCCTCCGCGACCTTTGCGGTGAACGCTGTTGCCTCCTCCATGGACCAGGCCCGGTTGGCATCCAGGCGCAGCCGGATATTCGGCCCGAGTCCGCGCCGCACTTCCCGCACAAACGCGGGCTCCCCGTCCGATGACATCCGGCCCACCTTCAGTTTGGCGGCCGTCCATCCCTGCCCGCAGAGGGGTCTGGCGCGCCGCAGCACCTCCTCCGGGTTGCCCTGGAGCAGCGCGCACAGGGGAACCCATTCGTGCTCCCAGAAGGGTTTTCGGACGGTAGTTGGGGTCATGGCCTGCCGGTAGGCGAAACGGACCGACGGCGGCATGCGCGACACGTCGGTCTCTTTTCCCCTGGCAATGGCATGGGCGCATTTCCGCAGCGCCTTGCCCGCCTCCTCGAAGGACTCTCGGCTAAAACCCGGCAA includes:
- a CDS encoding MFS transporter is translated as MIQTKPPVPAKRPIRHLRWWIALVLFAMSFNNYIDRQTLAALAPTLKEHFSWTNEDYAFVVNAFQVSYTIMQMIAGRLLDVVGTRGGVGFSVAFYTVISACTALAAGARSFAVLRCLLGAGEAANNPGGSKAVSEWFPPRERAFAVAIFNSGCPLGAAVAPFIALGIYRYTGQWQSAFLMAAFIGVLWLIAWWWLYESPEKHPRLSPEEAKLIAAGRTQPETVSGAPAAAKAGWSVLLRYRQTWGLMLGRFLLDPFWYFVAYWFALYLKERGFSMSQSTLGMAAPMLSAGLGNFFAGGISSWLVHRGWQPGAARRIVLMVFGPSMAVVALALLTDSYILLLLIFAYSTFAYNCCGTMFLTLPTDVFHSRAVGTVMGLAGASAGVGTLITTYLIGRISTGYSFTPIVIAAAIIPAVAAMVFVTMVRAPKKPDGRGVLLKF
- a CDS encoding MFS transporter, whose protein sequence is MSVAALTAFSGVFALGAIFAIFGSIKLKLQEQLKIDDAKASQLISALMFSCLIFSMVIGAVTPALGFKVVGLLGFAAGAVCVALLAMAPSYGAALGAFLALGFAAMCVNTVGNTLGPMVLFPGNPARASNLLNVFFGVGSFLTPFLIGNLIGKLGYKAAVGIIAALLAVPIVWTVMGTDFPVIADGFSFGRAVGWLANPAVLAGGAALFCYISLEATLGGFLTTYLADHKVDAVKANNYLSLFWVSLLLARLFTAFAIPPAVFPYYVPVLAIVAAVALMMMVTAKTSGMAVVAMLVTGFVIGPIFPTLVGVTFSKTGASSEVFGLIFAIGLLGGIVTPRVMGGFSASGNIRKGIQVLAGLAVALVIISAVLSLAIPNLAQ
- a CDS encoding IMP cyclohydrolase produces the protein MYVGRIVSVARTEDGRLCATYRVSSRSFPNRTAVIGGDKVSIVPKQGHEMDVYKNPYIAYNCVRIVCNGDVAVVTNGSQTDTIAEKIDQGMPARDAIALASLALDYEKDSYNTPRISAVVDKRVGAGWLGIVRHDGLEVERIPLNFGRLWYVATYEENTITAARGDEFAAETAEQACDFLLGGGVFAERENPVTAVSAMASDTGFELFVKDAPAG
- a CDS encoding adenylosuccinate lyase, giving the protein MTSEYVSPLVERFATKEMARLWGADKKFSTWRRCWLALAEAEKELGLPITDEQLEEMRAHLDDIDYAAANAYERQTRHDVMAHIHAFGDVAPKAKPIIHLGATSCYVGDNTDLILIREGLEILLAKAVAVLDRLRSFALKHRDLPTLGFTHYQPAQVVTVGKRACLWAQDLLLDILDIEAVLAGLRCRGVKGTTGTQASFMALFDNDHDKVRRLDQLVAEKLGFDRSFIITGQTYTRKVDTRVLGALAGIGESAHKFGNDLRLLQNMKEVEEPFEKTQVGSSAMAYKRNPMRCERICALSRFLMAAPLHGQFTTAVQWFERTLDDSAIRRLSLPEAFLAADGILNLWLNVMENPQVYPKVIEKHLWAELPFMATENIIMAGVKRGGDRQELHEVIRKHSHAAASRVKEEGGDNDLLDRLAGDPAIGMTRDEINGVLDLREFVGRAPEQVVEFMEAEVDPVLGRHRDRLGAQSDVRV
- a CDS encoding ROK family protein; this translates as MKKLLRGAEKVVGMDIGGTKMMATVFDRNFTPLGVCRKKSKGKNGQSTEGRIVEIIRGALEEAGNPKIHGIGAGSPGPLDPDTGVIIDTPNLGWKNFPLADMLRKEFGVPVVVDNDVNVGTYGEWCFGEVSDCRHVVGIFPGTGIGGGIIVDGKMLHGYSGAAGEIGHMTVEVGGPFCGCGKRGCLEAVASRVAISKEIAALAARDDAPYILANCGTDLGKIRSGMIAKAIAGGEKMVEDVVRRAAYYTGMAAGNLINILSPEAVVAGGGLVEAMPELFMEEIRRGIEDHAMPFLRKNVRVVAATLGDNAVVMGGAQMIAERLHPAK
- a CDS encoding AMP-binding protein; protein product: MGADSRMYASCDNPFAAAARRFGDASFLIAGTETFSFAEFHHRAMVHAVKLAAQGVGPGSRIALSATPSPETLLTLDALWHLGASACLLDPNAPAEYQEARAAEAGCAELFNGTSPSFPRKRESKTQGRGPASGSLDSRVRGNDEREEIPRSHTWLPDQPALLLFTSGTGGAPKAVCHGLCGIQHSAQVTAAALDLAPGDRWLLTLPLHHVSGLSIMIRCLAAGAACFLSNRETPLAEQLLRHAPTHLSLVATQLRRLLEVPESREPLSRLKTLLLGGGPTPVELLHRALDAGIPVRNSYGMTETFALVCLSRRNAPPAETASAGLPLEPDTVFITEDDHIALRGPRLFLGYWRNGALDPSRTPNGAFLTNDTGRMDPQARLTVTGRTDTMFISGGENIHPEEIEAALLRLPEILAALVVPVAHPEFGAVPAAFLQTAEGVLPELAALREELARMLPRHALPRHLLPWPGTESAGIKADRSQWRKKAESALGISTSETR
- the menC gene encoding o-succinylbenzoate synthase translates to MVADDDYYDGDDGYGYLVRLFRYDIPLLTAVNTGPLTLFRRKGWILDVRHKGFGAAAGEAAPLPGFSRESFEEAGKALRKCAHAIARGKETDVSRMPPSVRFAYRQAMTPTTVRKPFWEHEWVPLCALLQGNPEEVLRRARPLCGQGWTAAKLKVGRMSSDGEPAFVREVRRGLGPNIRLRLDANRAWSMEEATAFTAKVAEDSGDGMAPLDFLEEPLKDRKKLPMLARRTEIPLALDETLQEIYGPVQLSGDEALKEVRPLLNVGAVWVWKPTLCGPFNPAYKAQMAPGTRLVPSAAYESGVGISGIISMAAFPGDIPVSPVGVDTHRLLEHDTIFDPAGRFDTSRPRVAWEDIRQGGTLIADRMMDLAYGR